A genomic window from Castor canadensis chromosome 18, mCasCan1.hap1v2, whole genome shotgun sequence includes:
- the LOC109687519 gene encoding small ribosomal subunit protein eS12-like, giving the protein MAEEGIAAGGVMDTNTALQEVLKTALIHDGLARGIHEAAKALDKCQAHLCVLASNCNEPMYVKLVETLCAEHQINLIKVNDNKKLGEWVGLCKRKGKPCKLVGCSCVVVKDYGKESQAKYVIGDTFGIKDPPVLKTDTQEAEKERQKILTRQFLLIRRVQACVHSS; this is encoded by the coding sequence ATGGCCGAGGAAGGCATTGCTGCTGGAGGTGTAATGGACACTAATACTGCTTTACAAGAGGTGCTGAAGACCGCTCTCATCCATGATGGCCTAGCACGTGGAATTCATGAAGCTGCCAAAGCTTTAGACAAATGCCAAGCCCATCTTTGTGTGCTTGCATCCAACTGTAATGAGCCCATGTATGTCAAGTTGGTGGAGACCCTTTGTGCAGAACACCAAATCAACCTCATTAAGGTTAATGACAACAAGAAACTAGGGGAATGGGTAGGCCTCTGCAAAAGGAAGGGAAAACCCTGTAAACTGGTTGGTTGCAGTTGTGTGGTGGTTAAGGACTATGGCAAAGAGTCTCAGGCCAAGTATGTCATAGGAGATACTTTTGGGattaaagaccctccagtgctgaaaacagacacacaagaagcagagaaagagagacagaaaatcttgacaaggcaatttcttttgatcagaagggtgcaagcatgtgttCACTCCAGCTGA